CAGCTGCAATAGGGCCGGGTGTAGGCGGAATAAATACGTGTGAAATATACAAACCGGCCGATAGGGCTACAGTCATTGCAACGCTCGAAATTCTTGTTCTTTGAACAAGAGCCTTGCGTATCGGGTTTAGAATAACAAAACCGCTGTCACAAAATACGGGAATTGAAACTATCCAGCCCATAATCAGCATAGCAAGTTCAGGATGCTTTTTACCTACAACCTTGATAACCATATCGGAGAGCTTTAGAGCTGCTCCCGTTTTTTCAAGGATTGTTCCGATTAGGGCACCAAGAATAATAACAATACCGATACTTGTAAAAGTTCCGCTAAAACCGGCTCCTATTGTGCCGGGAATCTTTATCAACGGTATTCCTGCGGCCAGAGCCAACAGAAGCGAAACTCCCATAATCGATAAAAAGGGATGAATTTTCAGCTTTGAAATAGCGAAAATCATAAGAGCAATAGCAATAACAAATGTAATAATAAGTGCTATACCTTGCATATAAGCCTCCGGACATTTAATAAATGTAAGAAGAATTATATCATATAAATGTTTATAATGCAAATTTAAATATGGTAAAGGCTTACGGTTTCCTGTTTCAAGTTGATAAAGTCTTGACATCATTTTGAAAAAACGGCATCATAGCCTTATCATGCTTAATTATTTTAATGAGAGGTTTTGTTTTATGGGTATAAAAAAACTAAAGAAAACTATAATTTTTATGAGCTTTATTTTTCTTGCTGCGGCTTGTTCGGATAATAAGCCGGAGAAAGAACAAGATATAAAAACTGTTGACAGCAAAAACGATGTTAAAGAAGAAGAACCCATAAATTTGCCGAATACTGAATCTATAAGCTTGACCACGGCAAAGTCAAAGGGTGAAAAAATAAAGCTTAGGGTTGAAAGATTTGTTTCCAACCGTGAGCCTATCTGGATAGATTTAAATTCAAATAAAAAAATGGATGAAAATGAAGATATAACGCCTTTTGTTGTACCGGGTATGTCCGCTTATCGTGATTATACTATTGATAGTGAGGTTATAACTATATACGGTAAAATAAATAGGTTTTTTTGTGAGGAAAACCGTATAACAAGTATTGATTTAGCTAATAATCCCTCATTAACACATCTTTCTTGTTCCGATAATAACCTTCAAGACTTATCTCTTATAAATAACAGGAATCTGGTATATTTATCTTGCGGTAAAAATAATTTGACTTCTATAGATTTTAGCCAAAATTTCGATTTAAAAGAAATTTTTTGTGATGAAAATCTAATCAGAGAACTCGATGTTTCTCATATTAGGGGGTTAACAACTTTAGAAGCTCAAAAAAACAAATTGAAATTTCTCGATATGTCGAAAAATACATCTCTTATAACTTTATATTGCTATGAAAATGAGCTGACATATTTAAATACGGATAATTGTAAAGATTTAAAGTTTCTTGCTTGTTCCGAAAATGCTCTTACATCCATAGATATAAGTTCAAATCCTATTTTACGTAAATTATGGTGTGCAAATAATAAACTTAAAAATATCGATTTATCTAAAAATGTGAACCTCACATTTCTTGTGCTGAATAATAACTTATTATCGGAGGTGGACATAAGCAATAATCCCGGCTTAAAAGAGTTTTGGTGCTATAAAAATAATCTATCCAATTTATCTTTAGATGGTCATGAGAATCTTGAAATATTATCTTGTTATGATAATCAACTGAATTCGCTTGATATTTCTCATCTTCCGGAATTACAAGAATGCTATTGCTACAATACAAATATAAGCGAGCTGGATGTATCTAAAAATACTAAGTTGATAAGATTGTCTTGCGGCAAAAATAATCTTTCTCAAATAAACTGTTCTAATCTTAAAGATCTTGAGTTTCTTTATGTATCGGAAAACAACCTTACAGCTTTGGATATAAGGCAAAATTTAAATCTTACGGAGCTTAATTGTGGAGGAAATATGTTGACAGAATTGAATATAAACAGTAATAGAAAACTAAAAGAATTATATTGCAGAAATAATAAACTAAAGGCTCTTAATACATCTAATAATGTAAAATTAATTTATCTATACTGTAAACAAAATGAAATTACAGATATCGATCTTACAAAAAATACGGAATTGCAGTTTTTGTCTGTAAGCGAAAACCGTTTGAAATTTTTGAATTTACGAAATAATGTAAAATTGGAAAAGCTATGGTGTGACGATAACTTACTCATGGGGCTTAGTGTTTTAAATAATAAGAATATAAAACTTATATCTTGTTATAATAACCAAATAAAAGAAAAAGAGATGGATAGGCTCATAAAGTCTTTGCCAACCCATTCAAGCGAAGAAAATGGAAGATTCTACGTAGTCGATAGACGGGAAAATAGTACAGATAATAATATCTGTACTATTCAGCAGGTTAATGATGCAAAGAAAAAACATTGGAATGTTCTAAAATCCGATAGCGGCGAATTTACGGGCCATTAAAAATTTTATAGGCTATTCTTTAACCATTATGTGGTAAATCGTCGATTCTTCTTTTATTCCCTTAAAAGTAATACGTTGCCGCTGAACTTTGTTTGTAATTGCAGCTATGGATTTTTGTATTTCGTGAT
The DNA window shown above is from Treponema denticola and carries:
- a CDS encoding leucine-rich repeat domain-containing protein; the encoded protein is MGIKKLKKTIIFMSFIFLAAACSDNKPEKEQDIKTVDSKNDVKEEEPINLPNTESISLTTAKSKGEKIKLRVERFVSNREPIWIDLNSNKKMDENEDITPFVVPGMSAYRDYTIDSEVITIYGKINRFFCEENRITSIDLANNPSLTHLSCSDNNLQDLSLINNRNLVYLSCGKNNLTSIDFSQNFDLKEIFCDENLIRELDVSHIRGLTTLEAQKNKLKFLDMSKNTSLITLYCYENELTYLNTDNCKDLKFLACSENALTSIDISSNPILRKLWCANNKLKNIDLSKNVNLTFLVLNNNLLSEVDISNNPGLKEFWCYKNNLSNLSLDGHENLEILSCYDNQLNSLDISHLPELQECYCYNTNISELDVSKNTKLIRLSCGKNNLSQINCSNLKDLEFLYVSENNLTALDIRQNLNLTELNCGGNMLTELNINSNRKLKELYCRNNKLKALNTSNNVKLIYLYCKQNEITDIDLTKNTELQFLSVSENRLKFLNLRNNVKLEKLWCDDNLLMGLSVLNNKNIKLISCYNNQIKEKEMDRLIKSLPTHSSEENGRFYVVDRRENSTDNNICTIQQVNDAKKKHWNVLKSDSGEFTGH